One part of the Nocardioides zeae genome encodes these proteins:
- a CDS encoding SLC13 family permease, whose protein sequence is MPTELVSLAVLVIVFLVATVRGVNMGALALVAAFVVGLSVYDLDADGVLGGFPSDLFVILVGVTYLFALAKNNGTVDWIVHAAVRAVGGRVALVPWAMFLVCAAVTSIGAVSPAAVAIVAPVAMGFALRYRIHPVMMGMMVVQGATAGSFSPIGIFGSITNGVVEQNDLPGNQLVLFVTTFSAAALIAAITYLAFGGRALLARGKETEAVQEMGAEAEAVAHAATHAGGPGTPHSAVEATRSRAPEDEPAAQHTLDAQRIVTLLGLVALMIGALGFDLDVGFTALTIAVALTLAFPASAKGAVEKISWGTVLLIGGIVTYVNLLQAQGVVDWVGERVAEVGAPLVAALLICFIAAVVSAFASTTGIIGALIPLAVPFLLTGQVNAIGLIAALAISSSVVDCSPFSTNGALVVANADAKEREMVFKRLMQWGMSIVVVAPIVAWVLLVVPTA, encoded by the coding sequence ATGCCCACCGAACTGGTCTCGTTGGCGGTCCTCGTCATCGTCTTCCTGGTCGCGACGGTCAGGGGCGTCAACATGGGCGCCCTCGCCCTCGTGGCCGCCTTCGTCGTCGGACTCAGCGTCTACGACCTCGACGCGGACGGCGTGCTGGGTGGCTTCCCCAGCGACCTCTTCGTCATCCTCGTCGGCGTCACCTACCTCTTCGCGCTGGCGAAGAACAACGGCACCGTGGACTGGATCGTGCACGCCGCCGTGCGCGCGGTCGGCGGCCGCGTGGCCCTCGTGCCGTGGGCGATGTTCCTCGTCTGCGCGGCCGTCACCTCGATCGGCGCGGTCAGCCCCGCCGCGGTGGCGATCGTCGCGCCGGTCGCCATGGGCTTCGCGCTCCGCTACCGGATCCACCCCGTGATGATGGGCATGATGGTCGTGCAGGGCGCCACGGCGGGCAGCTTCTCCCCCATCGGCATCTTCGGCAGCATCACCAACGGCGTCGTCGAGCAGAACGACCTCCCCGGCAACCAGCTCGTGCTCTTCGTGACCACCTTCTCCGCCGCGGCGCTCATCGCCGCGATCACCTACCTCGCGTTCGGCGGACGGGCCCTCCTCGCCCGCGGCAAGGAGACCGAGGCGGTGCAGGAGATGGGCGCCGAGGCGGAGGCCGTCGCCCACGCCGCGACCCACGCCGGCGGACCCGGCACGCCGCACTCCGCCGTCGAGGCCACCCGCAGCCGCGCCCCCGAGGACGAGCCCGCCGCGCAGCACACCCTCGACGCGCAGCGCATCGTCACGCTCCTCGGCCTCGTCGCCCTGATGATCGGCGCGCTCGGCTTCGACCTCGACGTCGGCTTCACGGCCCTCACGATCGCCGTCGCGCTCACGCTGGCGTTCCCCGCCTCCGCGAAGGGCGCGGTGGAGAAGATCAGCTGGGGCACCGTGCTGCTCATCGGCGGCATCGTCACCTACGTGAACCTGCTGCAGGCCCAGGGCGTCGTCGACTGGGTCGGCGAGCGCGTCGCCGAGGTCGGCGCGCCGCTCGTGGCCGCGCTGCTCATCTGCTTCATCGCCGCGGTCGTCTCGGCCTTCGCCTCCACCACCGGCATCATCGGCGCGCTCATCCCCCTCGCCGTGCCGTTCCTGCTCACCGGCCAGGTCAACGCCATCGGCCTCATCGCCGCCCTCGCGATCTCGAGCTCGGTGGTCGACTGCAGCCCGTTCTCCACCAACGGCGCCCTCGTCGTCGCCAACGCCGACGCCAAGGAGCGCGAGATGGTGTTCAAGCGGCTCATGCAGTGGGGCATGTCGATCGTCGTCGTCGCGCCGATCGTCGCCTGGGTGCTGCTGGTGGTGCCGACGGCCTGA
- a CDS encoding CaiB/BaiF CoA transferase family protein, translated as MTHDPTAPSPERPTEAAGGSGSGPLGDVVVVDLSRALAGPHATMMLGDLGARVIKVEAPGTGDDTRGWGPPFVTPEDGGDRQSTYFLSANRNKESIALDLKDAADRDVLLGLVDRADVLVENFRTGVLERLGLGIESLMERNPRLVVLSITGFGHDGPEGGRAGYDQIAQGEAGLMSLTGSGPDDPQRVGVPIADLLSGMYGAYGVLAALHERTVTGVGQVVRTSLLAAVVGVHAFQGTRWTVAGEVGRAQGNHHPSIAPYGLFRCRDGAVQIALGSESLWRRFCAGFDLDPEAEGLATNAERVAARERVIGVVEEAFATWDSAPLLERLSEVGVPAGKVRTLDEVYAWDQTRSQGLLLDIEHPTLGRISLPGPPLRFFDGAGAETTRTGHRPPPLLDGDAAAIRAWATGDDQA; from the coding sequence GTGACCCACGACCCCACCGCCCCGTCCCCCGAGCGCCCGACCGAGGCCGCCGGCGGCTCCGGGAGCGGCCCCCTCGGCGACGTCGTCGTCGTCGACCTCTCCCGCGCACTGGCGGGCCCGCACGCCACGATGATGCTGGGCGACCTCGGCGCCCGGGTCATCAAGGTCGAGGCGCCCGGCACCGGTGACGACACCCGCGGCTGGGGTCCGCCCTTCGTGACCCCCGAGGACGGTGGGGACCGGCAGTCGACGTACTTCCTCTCCGCCAACCGCAACAAGGAGTCCATCGCGCTCGACCTGAAGGACGCCGCGGACCGCGACGTGCTGCTCGGTCTCGTCGACCGCGCCGACGTGCTCGTGGAGAACTTCCGCACCGGCGTGCTCGAGCGCCTCGGGCTCGGCATCGAGTCCCTCATGGAGCGCAACCCGCGCCTCGTGGTCCTCTCCATCACCGGCTTCGGCCACGACGGCCCCGAGGGCGGCCGCGCCGGCTACGACCAGATCGCCCAGGGCGAGGCCGGCCTCATGTCCCTCACCGGCTCCGGCCCCGACGACCCGCAGCGCGTCGGGGTGCCCATCGCGGACCTCCTCTCGGGCATGTACGGCGCGTACGGCGTGCTCGCCGCCCTCCACGAGCGCACCGTGACCGGCGTCGGCCAGGTCGTGCGCACCTCGCTCCTCGCCGCCGTCGTCGGCGTGCACGCCTTCCAGGGCACACGGTGGACCGTCGCCGGCGAGGTCGGTCGTGCCCAGGGCAACCACCACCCGTCGATCGCGCCGTACGGGCTCTTCCGGTGCCGCGACGGTGCCGTGCAGATCGCCCTCGGCAGCGAGAGCCTGTGGCGCCGCTTCTGCGCGGGCTTCGACCTCGACCCCGAGGCCGAGGGCCTCGCCACCAACGCCGAGCGGGTGGCCGCCCGCGAGCGCGTGATCGGGGTCGTCGAGGAGGCGTTCGCGACCTGGGACTCCGCTCCCCTGCTCGAGCGGCTCTCCGAGGTGGGCGTGCCGGCGGGCAAGGTGCGCACGCTCGACGAGGTCTACGCCTGGGACCAGACGCGCAGCCAGGGCCTGCTCCTCGACATCGAGCACCCGACCCTGGGCCGCATCTCGCTGCCCGGCCCCCCGCTGCGGTTCTTCGACGGCGCCGGAGCCGAGACCACCCGCACCGGCCACCGCCCGCCGCCCCTGCTCGACGGGGACGCCGCGGCGATCCGCGCCTGGGCCACGGGCGACGACCAGGCCTGA
- a CDS encoding HAD-IA family hydrolase, which translates to MIVTFDLFSALTDSRSGASAFLGRLAAEHGWAVSGEELYDCWDRHNKAAQRTARPPVTFRDLSGASLLRAYDELGLAADDRVDVDADLTALQASAADWPLWPDVAAGVTAVAARHRVGILSNVDDDLARTTRAHALVDPALVLTSQRLGAYKPSPELYAAAAVAVAPEPLVHVAASGRDVRGALEAGLATVRLVRPGHVVDPAGPVPPVEVADAGDLLRAVEEAAGAAG; encoded by the coding sequence GTGATCGTCACCTTCGACCTGTTCAGCGCCCTGACCGACAGCCGTTCGGGAGCCTCGGCGTTCCTCGGACGCCTCGCCGCCGAGCACGGGTGGGCCGTGTCCGGCGAGGAGCTCTACGACTGCTGGGACCGCCACAACAAGGCCGCCCAGCGGACGGCCCGGCCGCCGGTCACGTTCCGCGACCTGTCGGGGGCGTCGTTGCTCCGCGCCTACGACGAGCTCGGGCTGGCTGCGGACGACCGGGTCGACGTCGACGCGGACCTCACCGCGCTCCAGGCCTCGGCCGCCGACTGGCCGCTGTGGCCCGACGTGGCGGCGGGCGTGACCGCGGTGGCGGCGCGGCACCGCGTCGGCATCCTCTCCAACGTCGACGACGACCTCGCCCGCACGACGCGGGCCCACGCGCTCGTCGACCCCGCCCTCGTCCTCACCTCCCAGCGGCTGGGGGCCTACAAGCCCAGCCCGGAGCTGTACGCCGCGGCCGCAGTCGCCGTCGCCCCCGAGCCCCTCGTCCACGTGGCGGCCTCGGGCCGCGACGTACGGGGTGCGCTCGAGGCGGGCCTGGCGACGGTGCGGCTGGTGCGGCCCGGGCACGTGGTCGACCCCGCCGGACCCGTCCCGCCGGTCGAGGTGGCGGACGCCGGCGACCTCCTCCGGGCCGTGGAGGAGGCCGCCGGCGCGGCGGGGTGA
- the tmk gene encoding dTMP kinase, whose translation MTSPDPAPAPGLRAATGVFVCFEGGDGGGKSTQSALLVERLRREGYDAVPTFEPGDTPVGRELRRIVLDPATGHLAARTEALLYVADKAEHVAEVVRPALDRGAVVVTDRYVDSTLAYQGAGRALGDAVAGLEHVARWATGDLRPHLTVVLDVRPGAGLARLTGRDRIEAESVEFHERVRAEFLALAEADPAHYLVVDATGTRDEIAEAVWARVAPLLVQARRGAR comes from the coding sequence GTGACGTCCCCCGACCCCGCCCCCGCGCCGGGCCTCCGCGCCGCCACCGGCGTCTTCGTGTGCTTCGAGGGCGGCGACGGCGGCGGCAAGTCGACGCAGTCGGCGCTGCTGGTCGAGCGGCTGCGCCGGGAGGGGTACGACGCCGTCCCCACCTTCGAGCCCGGCGACACGCCCGTGGGGCGCGAGCTCCGGCGCATCGTGCTCGACCCGGCCACCGGTCACCTCGCGGCGCGCACGGAGGCGTTGCTGTACGTCGCGGACAAGGCGGAGCACGTCGCGGAGGTCGTCCGGCCGGCGCTCGACCGCGGGGCGGTGGTGGTGACGGACCGGTACGTCGACTCGACGCTGGCCTACCAGGGGGCGGGCCGCGCGCTGGGCGACGCCGTCGCGGGCCTCGAGCACGTGGCGCGCTGGGCCACCGGCGACCTGCGGCCCCACCTCACGGTCGTGCTCGACGTGCGGCCCGGTGCCGGACTGGCGCGGCTCACCGGCCGCGACCGCATCGAGGCCGAGTCGGTGGAGTTCCACGAGCGGGTGCGGGCCGAGTTCCTCGCGCTGGCGGAGGCCGACCCGGCGCACTACCTGGTCGTCGACGCCACGGGCACGCGCGACGAGATCGCCGAGGCCGTGTGGGCGCGGGTCGCGCCCCTCCTGGTGCAGGCGCGGCGGGGCGCGCGATGA
- a CDS encoding GAF domain-containing SpoIIE family protein phosphatase, with product MLDRPGPHPTEPVAAPLPLDAPGRLAALRAIGTGPSADPDLQRFARLVASTLHVPVALVSVVEQDRQVFPGQVGLPEPWASARCTPLSHSFCQHVATTAEPLVISDARTVDLVRDNLAIPELGVVAYAGMPLTAEGGEVLGSLCAIDHEPRVWTPTELEVLADLAAACSAALRLKVSGRRTADARREVDRGRERAELMLQAAVELGEVWSLTDLLRRVRDLVTGPLHPVFVGLSLVDGEHVLRVEDPTWDEPVTHLPDTVGLDASWPEARCVAEQRRVIVAGPEQLVADGYSADALAAWRELDLRALECVPVLGSGRALGALTFGWDAPHAWELTEDAVLTAIAAYTATAVERILQLERRVTTATELQEAMLSEPPAVAGLEVATLYRPSSTADMVGGDWYDVHELPPLAPGGPRPVAVTVGDITGHDTRAAAVMGQVRSMLRQARADAPGAGPARAVLAVENAARMLGLEAHGTVVHGDLVPGADGWTLRWTNAGHPPPLVLAPDGTARVLLEGDPFLYPDLEVEERHDHHVHLAPGTLLLVHTDGLLDERRADLAAMVEEVRVVFARLVHDEGRPLTEAVRLLADEMLGGRAEDDVAILAVRVH from the coding sequence GTGCTGGACAGGCCCGGCCCGCACCCCACCGAGCCGGTCGCTGCCCCCCTACCCCTCGACGCGCCCGGTCGTCTCGCCGCGCTCCGCGCGATCGGGACGGGGCCGAGCGCCGACCCCGACCTGCAGCGCTTCGCCCGGCTGGTGGCCAGCACCCTCCACGTCCCGGTGGCCCTGGTGTCCGTCGTCGAGCAGGACCGCCAGGTCTTCCCCGGTCAGGTGGGGTTGCCCGAGCCGTGGGCGTCGGCGCGCTGCACGCCCCTGAGCCACTCGTTCTGCCAGCACGTGGCGACCACGGCCGAGCCGCTCGTCATCAGCGACGCCCGCACGGTGGACCTCGTGAGGGACAACCTCGCGATCCCCGAGCTCGGGGTGGTGGCCTACGCGGGGATGCCCCTCACCGCGGAGGGCGGCGAGGTGCTCGGCTCGCTGTGCGCCATCGACCACGAGCCGCGGGTGTGGACCCCGACGGAGCTCGAGGTGCTCGCCGACCTCGCCGCGGCGTGCAGCGCGGCCCTGCGGCTGAAGGTCTCGGGGCGCCGCACCGCCGACGCGCGCCGGGAGGTCGACCGCGGCCGCGAGCGCGCCGAGCTGATGCTCCAGGCCGCCGTCGAGCTGGGCGAGGTGTGGTCGCTGACGGACCTGCTGCGACGCGTGCGCGACCTCGTCACCGGACCGCTCCACCCCGTCTTCGTCGGCCTGTCGCTCGTCGACGGCGAGCACGTGTTGCGGGTGGAGGACCCCACCTGGGACGAGCCGGTCACCCACCTCCCCGACACCGTCGGGCTCGACGCGTCCTGGCCGGAGGCCCGCTGTGTCGCGGAGCAGCGCCGCGTCATCGTCGCCGGCCCGGAGCAGCTGGTGGCGGACGGCTACAGCGCCGACGCGCTGGCGGCCTGGCGCGAGCTGGACCTCCGCGCGCTGGAGTGCGTGCCGGTCCTCGGCAGCGGGCGGGCGCTCGGTGCGCTCACCTTCGGCTGGGACGCGCCCCACGCGTGGGAGCTGACGGAGGACGCCGTGCTGACGGCGATCGCGGCCTACACCGCGACGGCGGTCGAGCGCATCCTCCAGCTCGAGCGGCGCGTGACCACCGCGACCGAGCTCCAGGAGGCGATGCTGAGCGAGCCGCCGGCGGTGGCCGGCCTCGAGGTCGCCACGCTCTACCGACCGTCCTCGACGGCCGACATGGTCGGCGGGGACTGGTACGACGTGCACGAGCTCCCGCCCCTCGCCCCCGGTGGCCCGCGGCCGGTCGCGGTCACGGTCGGCGACATCACCGGCCACGACACCCGGGCGGCGGCCGTCATGGGCCAGGTGCGGAGCATGCTGCGCCAGGCGCGCGCCGACGCTCCCGGGGCCGGTCCGGCCCGGGCTGTGCTGGCCGTGGAGAACGCCGCCCGCATGCTCGGTCTCGAGGCCCACGGCACGGTGGTGCACGGGGACCTGGTCCCCGGCGCGGACGGCTGGACACTGCGCTGGACCAACGCCGGGCACCCGCCGCCCCTCGTGCTCGCGCCCGACGGCACCGCGCGGGTGCTGCTGGAGGGCGATCCGTTCCTCTACCCCGACCTCGAGGTCGAGGAGCGCCACGACCACCACGTCCACCTGGCTCCCGGGACGCTGCTGCTCGTCCACACCGACGGCCTGCTCGACGAGCGCCGGGCCGACCTCGCCGCGATGGTCGAGGAGGTGCGGGTCGTGTTCGCACGTCTCGTCCACGACGAGGGCCGACCGCTGACCGAGGCCGTCCGCCTGCTGGCCGACGAGATGCTCGGTGGCCGCGCCGAGGACGACGTCGCGATCCTCGCCGTCCGGGTGCACTGA
- a CDS encoding DUF4247 domain-containing protein, producing MSSRAKGLLVIGVLLLVGIIVVPFAFGGFGNGPKGWIDDRYTHVSGSDPDNETVTWRSDDDVTTTAAAIASGTDASDRREADGRAFLRYSNDWIVTVEEDGDGSRITLDEFDRGYSANSTYVGFWGGYYGGGGGGGSSYRGGGSGSGK from the coding sequence ATGAGCTCACGCGCGAAGGGCCTCCTCGTCATCGGGGTGCTCCTGCTGGTCGGCATCATCGTCGTGCCGTTCGCCTTCGGCGGGTTCGGCAACGGCCCGAAGGGCTGGATCGACGACCGCTACACGCACGTGTCGGGCTCCGATCCCGACAACGAGACGGTCACCTGGCGCTCCGACGACGACGTCACCACGACGGCGGCGGCCATCGCGTCGGGCACCGACGCCTCCGACCGTCGCGAGGCCGACGGTCGCGCCTTCCTCCGCTACAGCAACGACTGGATCGTCACGGTCGAGGAGGACGGCGACGGGTCGCGCATCACGCTCGACGAGTTCGACCGCGGCTACTCCGCGAACAGCACGTACGTCGGTTTCTGGGGCGGCTACTACGGCGGTGGCGGCGGTGGCGGCAGCAGCTACCGCGGCGGCGGCTCCGGCTCCGGCAAGTAG
- a CDS encoding DUF4178 domain-containing protein produces the protein MGWVIALLVVAAAVAAVVVIVRTRASKPAGASSRGPSDVIAESDLASVEPLRRLQVGDVVGYEGAMLFVRGRLDFDEEGYRWTEHFLDDDTTRRWLTVEEDEGFEVSLWRSIAAGDVEQGGAGDRDVIVGGVAYRLQEKGSASFRASGATGTAPQGTAEYADYASADGKHLLGFEKFGSTWEASLGEPLQPWELTVYPGSDGPATSTGPAGR, from the coding sequence GTGGGTTGGGTCATCGCGCTGCTCGTCGTGGCAGCGGCCGTCGCGGCCGTCGTCGTCATCGTGCGCACGCGCGCGTCGAAGCCGGCCGGGGCGTCGAGCCGCGGTCCGAGCGACGTCATCGCCGAGTCCGACCTCGCGTCGGTCGAGCCGCTGCGGCGGCTGCAGGTCGGCGACGTCGTGGGCTACGAGGGCGCCATGCTGTTCGTCCGGGGTCGTCTCGACTTCGACGAGGAGGGCTACCGCTGGACGGAGCACTTCCTCGACGACGACACCACCCGCCGCTGGCTGACCGTCGAGGAGGACGAGGGCTTCGAGGTCTCCCTCTGGCGCAGCATCGCGGCGGGCGACGTCGAGCAGGGCGGGGCGGGCGACCGCGACGTCATCGTCGGCGGGGTGGCCTACCGGCTGCAGGAGAAGGGCTCCGCGTCGTTCCGTGCCTCGGGGGCGACGGGCACCGCGCCGCAGGGCACGGCGGAGTACGCCGACTACGCCAGCGCCGACGGGAAGCACCTCCTGGGCTTCGAGAAGTTCGGCAGCACCTGGGAGGCCTCGCTCGGCGAGCCCCTCCAGCCGTGGGAGCTGACCGTCTACCCCGGATCGGACGGGCCCGCGACCAGCACCGGTCCGGCGGGACGCTGA
- a CDS encoding FadR/GntR family transcriptional regulator, whose protein sequence is MPGDAPRRLQPLRRERLYESLAAHISDFIEAQGLVGGDRLPSERQLAAELGVSRATLSRALAALETKGRIEVRHGVGALVREADAPGGAEGSGGRAGGDGWGRRVAESPVSEVVVAREAVLAGLARAAASNPDSSLRVAMLAPDGRARDFEHTWRCVRRLSAAPLLADLDDVLAEHAPAPAVDADPGLRHRLDVVADAIVAGDAATAATACQGLLGGPAD, encoded by the coding sequence ATGCCCGGTGACGCCCCCCGCCGCCTCCAGCCGCTGCGGCGCGAGCGCCTCTACGAGAGCCTCGCGGCGCACATCTCCGACTTCATCGAGGCGCAGGGGCTCGTCGGTGGCGACCGGCTCCCGTCGGAGCGGCAGCTGGCGGCCGAGCTGGGGGTCAGTCGAGCGACGCTCTCCCGGGCGCTGGCGGCGCTGGAGACGAAGGGGCGCATCGAGGTGCGCCACGGCGTGGGGGCGCTGGTCCGCGAGGCGGACGCGCCCGGCGGTGCCGAGGGATCCGGCGGTCGGGCCGGGGGTGACGGCTGGGGGCGGCGGGTCGCCGAGAGCCCGGTCTCGGAGGTCGTGGTGGCGCGGGAGGCGGTGCTGGCCGGCCTCGCGCGTGCGGCCGCGAGCAACCCCGACAGCTCGCTGCGGGTGGCGATGCTCGCGCCCGACGGTCGCGCCCGGGACTTCGAGCACACGTGGCGGTGCGTGCGGCGCCTGTCGGCGGCGCCCCTGCTCGCCGATCTCGACGACGTGCTCGCCGAGCACGCCCCGGCCCCTGCGGTCGACGCCGATCCCGGCCTGCGTCACCGCCTCGACGTCGTGGCCGACGCCATCGTCGCGGGCGACGCGGCCACGGCGGCCACTGCGTGCCAGGGACTGCTGGGCGGCCCGGCGGACTGA
- a CDS encoding NAD-binding protein, which produces MVFVLARLWARMTSAVTWRTPLLVLLTVFVTSWGAMALLDRDSGIADPGHYWWWFLVTASTVGYGDFFPTTTGGRIVGAYVVLGGVVTLTTFFTHLAATLATAKGRRMHGLLDHDLADHLVLVGWTPGRTDRLVADLRSDGTVPIVVCAWEDQLEQHPLPETADVHFVRGDLTDLAVLRRAHPESARAVLVDARDDNEAVTLTVAAEEAAPGVHTVVTLRDVARRRTIRRIDATVHCVQWHALGLVFDELSDPGIAEVYDALMTPGGPSTWSTVVPAGATATYGAWQQALGPARSTTLLAVAVDGDVRVSPAWDTPVPAGAVLYYVGPARIEPADLRAALA; this is translated from the coding sequence GTGGTCTTCGTCCTCGCCCGCCTGTGGGCCCGCATGACCTCCGCCGTCACCTGGCGCACGCCCCTGCTCGTGCTGCTCACCGTGTTCGTGACGAGCTGGGGCGCCATGGCGCTGCTCGACCGCGACAGCGGCATCGCCGACCCCGGCCACTACTGGTGGTGGTTCCTCGTCACGGCCTCGACCGTCGGCTACGGCGACTTCTTCCCCACCACGACCGGCGGCCGCATCGTCGGCGCCTACGTCGTGCTCGGCGGCGTCGTCACCCTCACCACCTTCTTCACCCACCTCGCCGCGACGCTGGCGACCGCGAAGGGACGACGCATGCACGGCCTGCTCGACCACGACCTCGCCGACCACCTCGTGCTCGTGGGCTGGACCCCGGGGCGCACCGACCGGCTGGTCGCCGACCTGCGCAGCGACGGGACCGTGCCCATCGTCGTGTGCGCGTGGGAGGACCAGCTGGAGCAGCACCCGCTGCCCGAGACCGCGGACGTGCACTTCGTGCGCGGCGACCTCACCGACCTCGCGGTGCTCCGCCGCGCCCACCCCGAGAGCGCGCGGGCCGTGCTCGTCGACGCGCGCGACGACAACGAGGCGGTGACGCTCACGGTCGCCGCCGAGGAGGCGGCGCCCGGCGTGCACACCGTGGTCACCCTGCGCGACGTCGCGCGCCGACGCACGATCCGTCGCATCGACGCCACCGTCCACTGCGTGCAGTGGCACGCCCTCGGGCTCGTCTTCGACGAGCTGTCCGACCCGGGGATCGCGGAGGTGTACGACGCGTTGATGACCCCCGGCGGACCCAGCACGTGGTCGACGGTGGTGCCCGCGGGCGCCACCGCGACGTACGGCGCGTGGCAGCAGGCCCTGGGCCCCGCGCGGTCCACGACGCTGCTGGCGGTGGCGGTCGACGGGGACGTGCGCGTGAGCCCGGCGTGGGACACGCCGGTCCCGGCGGGGGCCGTCCTCTACTACGTCGGGCCCGCCCGGATCGAGCCCGCCGACCTGCGGGCGGCACTGGCGTAG
- a CDS encoding DUF350 domain-containing protein codes for MPELLDESLATLAFAGVGIVLLLVGYFMVDLLTPGHLGRQVFVEHKRDAALVLASTQISVGIIVATAFYTAQGDTWDTLLEATVFGIIGVALLGIAFFLLDLLTPGSLAELVVDESDDPAVYVAVALQLAVGLVVAASIT; via the coding sequence ATGCCCGAGCTCCTCGACGAGTCCCTGGCCACGCTGGCGTTCGCCGGCGTGGGCATCGTCCTCCTCCTCGTCGGCTACTTCATGGTCGACCTGCTGACCCCCGGTCACCTCGGCCGGCAGGTGTTCGTCGAGCACAAGCGGGACGCCGCGCTGGTGCTGGCCTCGACGCAGATCTCCGTCGGCATCATCGTGGCGACGGCGTTCTACACGGCGCAGGGCGACACCTGGGACACCCTGCTCGAGGCGACCGTGTTCGGGATCATCGGCGTCGCGCTGCTCGGCATCGCGTTCTTCCTCCTCGACCTGCTGACGCCCGGCAGCCTCGCCGAGCTCGTGGTCGACGAGTCCGACGACCCGGCCGTCTACGTGGCCGTGGCCCTCCAGCTGGCGGTCGGCCTCGTGGTCGCCGCCTCGATCACCTGA
- a CDS encoding polyamine aminopropyltransferase: protein MTTTSTTAVPDGATPTTTAEPTGVPHHRALRTIVLAAVFVCAACGLVYELALVTLGSYLLGNTITQTSLVLAVTMFAMGVGAVAAKPLLGRPLRAFVAIELALAVVGGFAVPVLYAAFAWLSVYTPAMVVVTFAIGLLVGAEIPLLMALLQRLRRQDAAHAVADINAVDYVGALVGGLAFPFVLLPTLGLLEGTLAVAALNVVAAGVVAVMLGWRGPRRTPVVTALVLCLVTGLGLGLMAWRASAFEATALQALYRDPIVHAERSDYQSIVVTRGWFQGAEFDDVRLYLDGDLQFSSVDEYRYHEMLVHPAMAGEHARVLVLGGGDGLALREILGYDDVEEVTLVDLDPAVVDLARTYAPIRDLNDDAWADPRVEYVAADAFGWAREQPLDAYDVIVVDYPDPDSPALAKLYSQEHYTALAGLLADGGRMVVQSGSPFFAPDAFWCVRRTLEAAGLATTPYHADVPSFGDWGWVLAQAPAGGSPTAADAPPLTLAPDAPALRFASPATLTAAAVFPPDRDDPGGEVSTLLDPAILTYSEHAWVGY from the coding sequence CTGACGACCACGTCCACGACCGCGGTCCCGGACGGGGCCACCCCGACGACGACCGCCGAGCCCACCGGGGTCCCCCACCACCGGGCCCTCCGCACGATCGTGCTCGCCGCCGTGTTCGTGTGCGCGGCCTGCGGCCTGGTCTACGAGCTGGCCCTCGTGACGCTGGGCAGCTACCTGCTCGGCAACACGATCACCCAGACGTCCCTCGTGCTCGCGGTGACGATGTTCGCGATGGGCGTCGGCGCCGTCGCGGCGAAGCCGTTGCTCGGCCGACCGCTGCGGGCGTTCGTGGCGATCGAGCTGGCCCTCGCCGTCGTCGGCGGCTTCGCGGTGCCGGTGCTCTACGCCGCGTTCGCCTGGCTGTCGGTCTACACGCCCGCGATGGTCGTCGTGACCTTCGCGATCGGTCTCCTCGTCGGCGCCGAGATCCCGCTGCTCATGGCCCTCCTGCAGCGACTGCGGCGGCAGGACGCGGCGCACGCGGTGGCCGACATCAACGCGGTCGACTACGTCGGCGCCCTGGTGGGCGGCCTCGCCTTCCCGTTCGTGCTCCTCCCGACCCTCGGGCTCCTCGAGGGCACGCTCGCCGTGGCGGCCCTCAACGTCGTGGCCGCTGGCGTGGTGGCGGTGATGCTCGGGTGGCGCGGACCGCGGCGTACGCCGGTGGTCACCGCGCTCGTCCTCTGCCTCGTCACCGGCCTCGGCCTCGGGCTGATGGCCTGGCGCGCCTCCGCGTTCGAGGCGACCGCCCTGCAGGCGCTCTACCGCGACCCGATCGTCCACGCCGAGCGCTCCGACTACCAGTCGATCGTCGTCACGCGCGGCTGGTTCCAGGGAGCGGAGTTCGACGACGTGCGGCTCTACCTCGACGGCGACCTGCAGTTCTCGTCGGTGGACGAGTACCGCTACCACGAGATGCTCGTGCACCCCGCGATGGCGGGCGAGCACGCCCGCGTGCTGGTGCTGGGCGGCGGGGACGGGCTCGCGCTGCGCGAGATCCTCGGCTACGACGACGTCGAGGAGGTGACGTTGGTCGACCTCGACCCCGCGGTCGTCGACCTGGCCCGCACCTATGCGCCGATCCGCGACCTCAACGACGACGCCTGGGCGGACCCCCGGGTCGAGTACGTCGCGGCCGATGCCTTCGGCTGGGCACGCGAGCAGCCGCTGGACGCCTACGACGTGATCGTCGTCGACTACCCCGACCCCGACTCGCCGGCCCTCGCGAAGCTCTACTCCCAGGAGCACTACACGGCGCTGGCAGGGCTGCTGGCGGACGGTGGCCGCATGGTCGTGCAGTCGGGGTCGCCGTTCTTCGCGCCCGACGCCTTCTGGTGCGTCCGACGCACCCTGGAGGCGGCCGGGCTGGCCACGACGCCGTACCACGCCGACGTCCCGTCCTTCGGTGACTGGGGCTGGGTGCTCGCCCAGGCCCCCGCTGGCGGCAGCCCCACCGCCGCCGACGCGCCGCCCCTGACCCTCGCCCCGGACGCCCCCGCGCTCCGCTTCGCCTCCCCCGCGACGCTCACCGCCGCCGCCGTGTTCCCGCCCGACCGCGACGACCCCGGCGGGGAGGTCTCGACGCTGCTCGACCCGGCGATCCTGACCTACTCCGAGCACGCCTGGGTCGGGTACTGA